The following are encoded together in the Clostridium sp. BJN0013 genome:
- the nadB gene encoding L-aspartate oxidase translates to MKRYLVDYNEEFVINENFDVAIIGAGIAGLYTALMLPQDLKIVILSKKDMHDCDSYLAQGGIAASIKNDNRELHVKDTINAGCYVNNLDAVNVLINESQEAIDSLIELGVDFDKDSLGNFYRSLEGNHSLPRILHVNGDSTGKGIMDILIKHVKDSSNITVITDIFAMDIVDSEEKYKGITAYYNNKFLYFKTKFCVMASGGIGQLFSKTTNVDVLTGDGIAMAFRAGVNLDNMEYIQFHPTAFYSKDVKDKLFLISEAVRGEGAVLRNINEERFMGEYDNRMELAPRDIVARAIKDQMDKTKSDYVYLDVTMYDKDFLKNRFNTIYSECKSKGIEMNKDYIPVTPAEHYFMGGIKVDLYGRTNIEGFYAVGECACTGVHGANRLASNSLMEALVFGKRAAEDISCKMNYDKDLNYKDIYEIDRKSSLNGLKTECVDNDFFLLRENLKNLMEDTAGIIRSVDKLKKVSNYINDALCKIENYNLSDIYSMEVYNMYQVSGVIITSILNSKASIGSNYVEEYSERSLVQQI, encoded by the coding sequence TTGAAAAGATATCTAGTTGATTATAATGAAGAGTTTGTTATTAATGAAAATTTTGATGTAGCCATAATTGGAGCAGGAATAGCAGGATTATATACAGCATTAATGTTACCACAGGATTTAAAAATAGTAATTTTAAGTAAAAAAGATATGCATGATTGTGATTCTTATTTAGCTCAGGGAGGAATTGCTGCCAGTATAAAAAATGATAATAGGGAGCTTCATGTAAAAGATACCATAAATGCGGGATGCTATGTAAACAATTTAGATGCGGTTAATGTGCTTATAAATGAGTCACAAGAGGCAATTGACAGTTTAATAGAACTGGGAGTAGATTTTGATAAAGATTCTTTGGGAAATTTCTATAGATCCCTAGAGGGAAATCATTCTTTACCGAGAATACTTCATGTAAATGGAGATTCTACAGGAAAAGGAATAATGGATATACTTATAAAGCATGTTAAAGATTCTTCAAATATAACTGTTATAACTGATATTTTTGCTATGGATATAGTTGATAGTGAAGAAAAGTATAAAGGTATAACTGCTTATTATAATAACAAATTTCTTTATTTTAAGACTAAATTTTGTGTAATGGCATCAGGAGGAATTGGACAATTATTTTCCAAGACTACAAATGTAGACGTACTTACAGGAGATGGCATTGCCATGGCATTTAGAGCAGGTGTAAATTTGGACAATATGGAGTATATACAGTTTCATCCAACGGCTTTTTATTCTAAAGATGTTAAAGATAAGTTATTTTTAATATCAGAAGCAGTAAGAGGGGAAGGAGCTGTGCTTAGAAACATAAATGAGGAAAGATTTATGGGTGAGTATGATAACAGGATGGAATTGGCACCTAGAGATATTGTAGCAAGGGCTATTAAAGATCAAATGGATAAAACTAAATCCGATTATGTTTACCTGGATGTGACCATGTATGATAAGGATTTTCTAAAAAATAGATTTAATACCATTTATTCTGAGTGTAAAAGTAAAGGAATAGAAATGAATAAGGACTATATTCCTGTAACTCCTGCAGAACATTATTTTATGGGAGGAATAAAAGTAGACTTGTATGGGAGGACTAATATTGAAGGTTTTTATGCAGTAGGAGAATGTGCCTGTACAGGAGTCCATGGAGCTAATCGACTGGCCAGTAATTCTCTTATGGAAGCATTGGTTTTTGGAAAAAGAGCTGCAGAGGATATCTCCTGTAAAATGAACTATGATAAGGATTTAAATTATAAAGATATATATGAAATAGATAGAAAAAGTTCATTGAATGGCTTAAAAACTGAGTGCGTTGATAATGATTTTTTCTTATTGAGAGAAAATTTAAAAAATTTGATGGAAGATACTGCAGGTATAATTAGAAGTGTAGATAAGCTTAAAAAGGTTTCAAATTATATAAATGATGCTTTATGTAAAATTGAGAATTATAATCTTAGTGATATATATTCTATGGAAGTTTATAACATGTATCAAGTATCAGGTGTTATTATTACATCAATTTTAAATAGCAAGGCTTCTATAGGGAGTAATTATGTAGAAGAATATTCTGAACGTAGTCTAGTACAGCAAATTTGA